A stretch of Ipomoea triloba cultivar NCNSP0323 chromosome 13, ASM357664v1 DNA encodes these proteins:
- the LOC116001401 gene encoding putative inactive disease susceptibility protein LOV1, which produces MTIMPIMLEPSLVDQVNDLGWQLKRLQEFKRLLELEIPNEDNKVAYWRRKIEEFCRKLRYTEDNASQFLWRCNRRKGVFGLIKSFFTFLLCRFQLPNLRLSISEVQKEMEKLETEMEEWSEKWVPLPMSRREQHVENGTLNEVVVGREEDIRSLLKFLEEDNVDYPFFAVCGKGGLGKTTLVRKVYNTPDVRHNFMGCAWITAPHQVQAKTLWQDIISQIEPGRKDEMKKLSDSALAQRLHSSLQSGRYLIVLDDVRSTEASLIALPTVGIRSRVVITTRETYQAEKIVERNQRIGHILKMSPLTEAQSWELFLQKQLPSHRSEFEKNPELKEICGDVVEKCNGVPLEIMVLGDLMAEKHSIDEWKLLHKKFTNSAKDTLELSYNLLPWNLKSCLLYLAVFPKDTDTEAEKLYNLWIAEGLITTTVHQEDGNSSTMLSTAETYLKQLAAVGLVQVQEEETPMLTKIKSCRLHDLVRELCCQKAEKESLFAAVDLRRAGNSSQDTRLTTDVRTLAFYFDKRVGGYDFPNPNKFRKLRSFLFLNAPHPHHHLVPDDEHLLLPKSLVLKNCRLLRVLDFNSLDFHGTKLPKDIHNLATLRYLSFRGCNLPELSPSIGRLPNLKILDLRVNPTVDMSISNVLYKITRLKNLYFPQKFHAVGGKLQLDGLSELENLNNFASTRCQCKDLPRLKNLKLLAATIEGNLDDLGETIKCIKGERFKSSSIVLKNFDCYSHKRLSALSNLLGCEHLNALRVEGHIGNLSCPISEKLTELFLLGSELTEDPMPVFGKIPQLQKLVVCNGAYLGDAMDCKAHTFLQLRYLKLSNLHILKDWTLEEGSMGKLSTLTVEKCQSLENLPEGLKFLIHLREVNIVNMPKMSTTLKREGQTEIQRFSGQYSDKIKHVLSINIL; this is translated from the exons atgacaaTCATGCCTATCATGCTGGAACCGAGTTTGGTTGATCAAGTCAATGATCTCGGATGGCAACTGAAACGACTCCAAGAGTTTAAGCGACTCCTGGAGCTTGAAATCCCAAACGAGGACAATAAGGTGGCTTACTGGAGACgcaaaattgaagaattttgtCGTAAGCTTCGTTATACTGAAGATAATGCATCACAGTTTTTGTGGAGATGCAACCGGCGGAAAGGAGTCTTTGGGCTCATAAAAAGTTTCTTCACTTTCTTGTTGTGTCGCTTCCAACTTCCTAACCTCCGGTTGAGTATAAGTGAAGTTCAAAAAGAGATGGAGAAATTGGAGACAGAAATGGAAGAATGGTCAGAAAAATGGGTTCCGCTGCCGATGAGCAGGCGTGAACAACACGTAGAAAATGGAACATTGAATGAAGTTGTAGTTGGGAGGGAAGAAGATATTAGGAGTCTGTTGAAATTTCTAGAGGAGGACAATGTAGACTACCCCTTTTTCGCTGTGTGCGGAAAGGGAGGTCTGGGCAAAACTACACTGGTGCGGAAGGTATACAACACGCCTGATGTCCGGCATAATTTTATGGGGTGTGCTTGGATCACTGCACCCCACCAGGTCCAAGCCAAAACCCTTTGGCAGGATATCATATCACAGATTGAGCCTGGCAGAAAGgatgaaatgaagaaattaagtGATAGTGCTTTGGCGCAGAGGCTTCACTCATCCTTGCAGTCTGGGAGATACCTCATTGTTCTTGATGATGTCCGCTCAACGGAGGCTTCCCTAATTGCTCTGCCCACTGTTGGAATTCGCAGCAGAGTTGTGATTACCACTCGGGAAACATATCAAGCTGAGAAGATTGTAGAGAGGAATCAGAGGATAGGACATATTCTAAAAATGAGTCCATTAACTGAAGCTCAAAGTTGGGAGCTGTTTCTCCAAAAGCAATTGCCTAGCCACAGATCAG aatTTGAAAAGAACCCGGAGTTGAAAGAGATATGTGGAGATGTAGTCGAAAAGTGTAATGGTGTGCCATTAGAGATAATGGTGCTGGGAGACTTGATGGCAGAGAAACACTCCATCGATGAGTGGAAGTTATTACACAAAAAGTTTACTAATTCTGCAAAAGACACTTTAGAGTTGTCTTATAATCTTTTGCCCTggaatctgaagagctgtttaCTTTATCTGGCAGTTTTTCCAAAAGACACAGATACAGAAGCAGAGAAGTTGTACAATCTGTGGATAGCTGAAGGGTTGATAACCACCACAGTTCATCAAGAAGATGGCAATTCCTCCACCATGCTTTCCACGGCAGAAACATATCTGAAACAACTAGCAGCCGTAGGGTTGGTCCAGGTTCAAGAAGAGGAAACACCAATGTTAACAAAGATCAAATCATGCCGTCTTCATGACTTGGTCCGAGAACTATGCTGTCAGAAGGCCGAAAAGGAAAGCTTGTTCGCAGCCGTGGACCTTAGAAGAGCTGGGAATAGTAGTCAAGACACCAGGCTTACTACTGATGTGCGCACACTTGCCTTTTATTTTGACAAGCGTGTGGGTGGGTATGATTTTCCCAACCCAAACAAATTTAGGAAACTAagatcatttttgtttttgaatgccccccacccccaccaccaCCTGGTACCGGACGATGAACATTTATTATTGCCAAAATCATTAGTTTTGAAGAATTGCAGATTGCTAAGGGTGTtagacttcaattcacttgacTTTCATGGGACGAAGTTGCCAAAAGACATCCACAATCTCGCAACCCTCCGGTACCTGAGTTTCAGAGGCTGCAACCTGCCGGAGTTGTCGCCATCCATCGGCAGGTTGCCAAACTTGAAAATTCTTGATTTGCGGGTTAACCCCACGGTTGACATGAGCATATCAAATGTGTTGTATAAGATTACGAGATTGAAGAATCTTTATTTCCCTCAAAAGTTCCACGCAGTTGGTGGGAAATTGCAGTTGGATGGCCTAAGTGAGCTTGAGAATCTCAACAACTTTGCTTCAACCCGTTGTCAGTGTAAAGATCTCCCCCGACTTAAAAACCTCAAGCTTTTGGCGGCAACTATTGAGGGAAACCTGGATGACCTCGGGGAGACTATCAAATGCATAAAGGGAGAGAGATTCAAATCATCATCCATTGTCCTCAAAAACTTCGATTGTTACTCTCACAAACGACTCTCTGCTCTAAGTAACCTACTGGGGTGTGAACACCTGAACGCGTTGCGCGTGGAGGGGCACATAGGCAACTTATCATGCCCTATTTCCGAGAAGCTCACAGAGCTCTTCTTGCTTGGTTCTGAACTTACTGAAGATCCCATGCCAGTATTTGGGAAAATCCCCCAATTACAAAAACTTGTCGTATGCAATGGAGCCTATCTTGGGGACGCTATGGATTGTAAAGCTCATACTTTTCTCCAGCTCAGATATCTGAAACTCTCAAATTTGCACATCTTAAAGGATTGGACTCTTGAAGAAGGATCTATGGGTAAGCTTTCTACTCTCACCGTTGAAAAATGCCAGAGCCTTGAAAATCTCCCAGAGGGGCTCAAATTTCTCATTCATCTCCGAGAAGTGAATATTGTAAACATGCCCAAAATGTCCACCACGCTCAAACGTGAAGGCCAGACCGAGATACAACGTTTCTCGGGACAATATTCCGATAAAATCAAGCACGTTCTTAGTATCAACATTTTGTAA